TCATGGACCGGGTCATGGGTGTCAAGAAGATCTCATTTCCTGAATGTGGGATACAGATGTTCCTCTATTTGACACTAGCAGGGTCAGAATTTTTCCTTCTAgctgccatggcctatgaccgataCATGGCCATTTGCCATCCACTCCGTTACCCTGTCCTAATGAACTACAGAATATGTCTCTTCCTGGCAGCTGGCTGTTGGTTCTTGGGTTCAGTGGATGGCTTCATGCTCACTCCCATCACCATGACCTTCCCCTTCTGCAGATCCAGGGAGATCCATCACTTCTTCTGTGAGGTTCCTGCTATAATAAAACTCTCCTGCTCTGACACCTCACTCATTGAGACACTCATATACCTGTGCTGTATCCTCATGCTCCTCATTCCTGTGACAGTCATTTCAAGCTCCTACTCTTTGATCTTGCTTACTATCCACAAGATGAACTCAGTAGAGGGCCAGAAGAAGGCTTTTACCACCTGCtcctcccacatgactgtggTCATCCTCTTCTACGGGGCTACCATCTATACCTACATGATCCCCAGCTCCTACCACACCCCGGAGAAGGACTTGGTAGTGTCTTTCTTTTACACTATCCTCACTCCTGTCCTAAACCCGTTAATCTATAGTCTTAGGAATAAAGATGTCACAGGGGCTCTGAAGAAAATGTTGCATGTGGAACCTGTCTTTCAAAGAATTATAAAGTAGGAAATTTTGGTAGtaacattttctttccttctctgtacATATCAAAATTTTAGGCTCTTATGCCAACATTATCCCTCACACTCTCATATCACAGAGTCTTGTATcattttcaacatttttaaaaaagaagttgtTTGCCTGAATATGAAGGCAAGTGATATTCCTAgaaaaaaacataacaaaaatgtTTAGAATTAAAAACCAAATGGACTTTCAGttgagactgagagagagagggaaggaggaaaatagTGAAGTAAAAGGTGGAAAATTTTAACAGTAGGTGAGTCTAGATAAGAGGCATATTGGTATTCTTTGCACTGTTCTTATTCATACTGCTTTCTTGTGTATTTGAATTTAATTCCAAATAAGAAGTTAAATATCAGTCCTTGTTCCCCTATTCACTTTTTTGAGTTCTTAATCTCTAGTGGCAGTGTGCCAAATACCTTAGAAAATGTATTCTTTTGAACATGACTCTTCTTTACTGATTATATTTGTTACTGAGTATATACTGAATATATCTCACTGTTTTATTGAGGGTGTTTTGTTCCACGTGGCATCTCTA
Above is a window of Loxodonta africana isolate mLoxAfr1 chromosome 2, mLoxAfr1.hap2, whole genome shotgun sequence DNA encoding:
- the LOC100670775 gene encoding olfactory receptor 2T29-like → MDNTTWLANHTGRSYFILLGLFSQSKHPTLLCVVIFVIFLMALTGNTTLILLILSNAHLHTPMYFFISQLSVMDVMYISVTVPKMLMDRVMGVKKISFPECGIQMFLYLTLAGSEFFLLAAMAYDRYMAICHPLRYPVLMNYRICLFLAAGCWFLGSVDGFMLTPITMTFPFCRSREIHHFFCEVPAIIKLSCSDTSLIETLIYLCCILMLLIPVTVISSSYSLILLTIHKMNSVEGQKKAFTTCSSHMTVVILFYGATIYTYMIPSSYHTPEKDLVVSFFYTILTPVLNPLIYSLRNKDVTGALKKMLHVEPVFQRIIK